A single window of Bombyx mori chromosome 17, ASM3026992v2 DNA harbors:
- the LOC105841629 gene encoding piggyBac transposable element-derived protein 4 encodes MEVGGIVPSHALMPSSSNSPVPDDEINASLINYGSETESDEEEVGIGQSLVVPRVVRMLMDEDEEDEENGLNVSLEWPTQSSICTSKPASPMLPTPTPVSPTPMEPSNKFKFVWRAVSMPQIEPHLRREPFSQINSGPTVSFASPYEAFIAIWDREIMEVIVRETNIYAQKLATAMLENGTIYPNSRITHWQDTNVNELYTYFAIVLAMGKVVKSRLEEYWSTSQDIFSTPCFSTEMTHDRFLLLSKCLHFNSNNDCDPALLTRHQINLLKIKPLIDHLNNNFSELYNLSQNLVIDESLTTWKGWLDINQSFPNEAATAEIKAYELCESQSGYLWRFELHAGLDTSTPQDNPISGTVPALVLRLLDGLEHKGHTIWMDSFFNSPALARELKVRGFDCVGTLRTNRQFVPYDLTRLTIKDLTVGQVLGCTSGDVDLMVWRDRKRAAFISTYHGLASTRFREKLKPTVVHDYSLCMDRLDRRDRLLATFPIERRTKAWSKKFFRRLLNISVLNSYILLQNQSLLHRNFRNALVTDLLTAHRTPKPNTTTIATQVHYPAQYPLIKRGKSDRLRRQCAVCPKRTVSYCKACNVAMCTYTCYETYHTSH; translated from the exons ATGGAGGTCGGCGGCATCGTGCCATCGCATGCCCt AATGCCTTCGTCCAGTAACAGCCCAGTTCCTGATGACGAAATCAACGCCTCACTAATTAATTATG GCAGCGAGACAGAGTCTGACGAAGAGGAAGTAGGGATTGGCCAGTCGTTAGTGGTGCCCCGGGTGGTTAGGATGTTGATGGACGAAGATGAGGAAGATGAAGAAAATGGCCTCAACGTTTCTTTGGAGTGGCCTACTCAATCATCCATTTGTACCTCAAAACCCGCCTCACCGATGCTTCCTACACCGACGCCTGTTTCACCGACTCCCATGGAGCCTagtaacaaatttaaatttgtatggagagCGGTTTCAATGCCTCAAATTGAACCTCATTTGAGGCGAGAACCATTCTCGCAAATTAATAGTGGCCCTACGGTTTCTTTTGCGAGTCCCTATGAAGCATTTATTGCCATATGGGATCGTGAAATTATGGAAGTTATTGTGAGGGAAACCAACATTTATGCACAGAAGCTTGCAACGGCCATGTTGGAGAATGGGACCATCTATCCTAATAGCCGGATTACGCATTGGCAAGATACGAACGTAAACGAACTTTACACGTATTTTGCCATTGTTCTGGCTATGGGTAAGGTGGTCAAAAGCCGCTTAGAGGAGTACTGGTCCACCTCTCAAGACATATTTAGTACTCCCTGCTTCTCCACGGAAATGACACATGACCGTTTCCTGCTTCTGTCGAAATGCCTAcattttaatagtaataatgaTTGTGACCCTGCATTGTTGACACGACACCAGattaatcttttaaaaataaaaccattaatAGACCaccttaataataatttttcagaactatataatttatctCAAAATCTGGTTATTGATGAGAGCTTGACAACGTGGAAGGGCTGGCTTGATATAAACCAGTCATTCCCTAATGAGGCAGCGACAGCTGAGATCAAAGCTTATGAATTGTGTGAATCACAAAGTGGTTACTTGTGGCGGTTTGAATTACACGCAGGCCTTGACACCTCGACACCACAAGATAATCCAATTTCTGGGACAGTACCAGCTCTCGTGCTCAGACTTTTAGATGGTCTTGAGCACAAAGGGCATACAATATGGATGGACAGTTTCTTCAACTCTCCAGCACTAGCACGAGAACTGAAGGTCCGGGGATTTGACTGTGTGGGTACGCTGCGAACAAACCGTCAATTTGTGCCATACGATTTGACGCGTCTTACAATAAAGGATCTGACAGTCGGCCAAGTATTGGGATGCACCTCGGGAGATGTGGATCTTATGGTCTGGAGGGATAGAAAACGGGCGGCGTTTATTTCCACATATCATGGTTTGGCATCTACCAGGTTCAGGGAAAAACTGAAGCCGACTGTCGTGCATGACTATAGTCTCTGTATGGACAGATTAGATCGCAGGGACCGGCTGCTCGCAACGTTCCCCATAGAAAGACGGACTAAAGCTTGGAGCAAGAAATTTTTTAGAAGGCTCTTGAACATTAGTGTCCTGAACTCGTACATCTTACTCCAGAATCAGTCGTTGCTACACCGGAATTTCCGGAATGCGTTGGTAACTGATTTGTTGACAGCACACAGAACACCTAAACCTAACACAACAACAATCGCAACACAAGTACATTACCCGGCGCAGTACCCTTTGATCAAGCGCGGAAAGTCAGACCGCCTTAGGCGCCAATGCGCCGTGTGCCCGAAACGGACTGTCTCGTACTGCAAAGCTTGCAATGTGGCAATGTGTACTTACACATGTTACGAGACATACCACACTTCACACTGA